The Tatumella ptyseos genome segment AATATGGACCAGTTAGTACCCGAAGATGGAACCCTATGGCGAGCGACTGAAGGCTCAGGTACGCCGCAATTTGGGGTGGCGCAGACGGGGGTTTTAGGCAGCTTGCATAATGGCTCTCTTGAGTCATCGAACGTCGATTTAACCAGCGAATTGGTTAACCTGATGAGTGCACAGCGTAACTATCAAGCTAATACCAAAGTGATTAGTACCGATAGCAGCATGTTTACTGCGCTGTTCCAAGCTATCTAATGGACAGATTACTTTACACCGCGCTGAGCGGGGCAAATGTGGCACAGCTTCAACAGCAAGTTCATGCCAACAACTTGGCGAACGTTAATACAGAAGGGTTTCGTGCCGACCTTGCCTTCGCACAACAACAAGCGTTGTCGCAGCGTCCGAATGAAACACGGGTGCTGAGTGCAGAACAACCTTCTGGGGTCGATCTGTCTACCGGCGCTATCCAGTCGACAGGCCGTAATTTGGATGTTGCCATTCAAGGCCATGGCTACCTCACTCTCGTCACGCCGAACGGTGAAGCCTACACCCGAAATGGCGCACTGATGATCGATCAGCAAGGGCAAATGCTGGTGCAGGGCTATCCGGTCGCCGGAGATAACGGCCCGATTGTTTTACCGCCATTTTCTTCGGTCAGTATCGGTGTAGACGGGATTATTTCCATCGTGCCGCAAGAGAGTGGTAATACCACACCGATCGAGGTTGATCGGATCAAGTTAGCCAGCCCCCCTGCGGCGAGCTTATCAAAAAATGAGCAAGGTCTACTGGTCAGCAGTAACCGAACGACGCCAGTGGATGAAACGATCAGTTTATCTTCAGGGCACCTTGAAGGGTCGAATGTCTCAGCGATCGGTGAAATGCTGGCGAGCATGTCGATCAACCGTCAATTCGAAGCACAGATCAAAATGATGAAAACCGCCGACGATTTAGCGTCAGCGGGGAATCAGTTACTGAGAAATAGTTAAGCGAGCGTAAAACATGAATCCAGCTTTATGGATAAGTAAAACAGGTTTAAGCGCTCAAGATGCGCGCCTGACCTCTATTTCCAATAACCTAGCCAACGTGAATACCACCGCTTTTAAGAAGGATCGTACCTTATTTGCGGATCTGTTTTACCAAAATCAACGTGCGCCGGGTAGCCCTCTGGATCAACAAGATAATACCCCTATCGGTACCCAATATGGGACAGGCGTAAAAATTGTGGGAACCCAAAAAGAGTTTAGTGTGGGTAACATACAAAATACGGGGCAAAAATTAGATGTCGCCATTACCGGCGACGGCTTTTTCCAAGTGCAAATGGCTAACGGCGATATCGCTTATACTCGCGCCGGAAATTTCCAGCGAAATCAAGACGGTGTCCTCACTACGGCACAAGGCCTACCCTTACAACCGCAAATTGATATTCCTGCCAACACCACGGATATCCAGATTGGTAAAGACGGAACGGTGCGTGCAACCGTTGCCGGTCAAAGCGACCCGGAAGACCTTGGGCAGCTCACCTTGGTGAATTTTATGAACCCGGCGGGACTAGCCGCACAAGGCGATAACCTTTATCAAGAAACGGCGGCGAGTGGTGAGCCAACAGAAGGAACACCGGGTGAAGATGGGCTGGGACAGTTGGAGCAAGGCGCACTGGAAGGGTCTAACGTACAGGTCGTGGAAGAGATGGTCGATATGATCACGGTACAGCGTGCCTATGAGATGAATGCCAAAATGGTCTCCGCTGCGGACGATATGATGAAATTTGTGACCCAAACGCTATAGGAAAGACAATGCGCTACCCGTTGTTTGTGATGATCGCCATGGCTTTTCTGTTGTCAGGATGCGAAAGCTCGCCTTATTTGGTTAAAAAAGACGATGAAGCTTATGCGCCACCGGATGAAATTTTGGCGCCAACGCCCACTAATCATGGGGGAGGCGTATTTACCTCTGGATTCAATTGGTCGTTGACACAAGACCGACGCGCTTATCGGGTCGGCGATATCTTAACGGTAAGGTTGGATGAAGCGACACAGGCCAGCAAGCAGGCAAAAACTGGTTTTGATAAAAAGAACGACACCACTTTCGGTATCCCGAATGTTTTCGGTCATTCGGTAAATAGCCTTTCTGCCTCGGTCGATGGCGATCGGACCTTCAATGGTAATGGCAGCTCGCAGCAACAAAACAGTTTGAAGGGCTTTATTTCGGTAGCCGTTTACCGCGTATTGGCCAACGGCGTACTGGTGATACGCGGGGAGAAGTGGTTGACCCTTAACCAAGGGGACGAATATATCCGCATCACCGGATTAGTTCGCGCAGATGATATTGATCGAGATAACTCGGTCAATTCGCAACGTATTGCTAATGCGCGGATCTCTTATGCCGGACGAGGGGCATTGAGCGATGCTAATAGCGCTGGCTGGCTCACCCGTTTCTTTAATCATCCACTTTTCCCAATGTAAGGGGCATTCAGTGCGTTATCGACTTCCACACTGGCTCTGGCTAGCGTTACTCCTCCCTACCTACGTCTTTGCCGCGCGATTAGGCGATTTAGTCGATGTTGAAGGGATTCGGGGAAATCAGCTGATTGGTTACAGTTTAGTGGTTGGACTGGACGGAACGGGAGATAAAAATCAGGTCCGTTTTACCAACCAATCCGTCACCAATATGCTGCGCCAATTTGGGGTACAACTCCCCGCCAAAATTGACCCTAAGGTTAAGAATGTCGCGGCAGTGGCGGTCAGTGCGGTGTTGCCGCCTGGTTACAGTCGTGGTCAAGCGATTGATGTCACTGTTTCATCCATCGGTGATGCAAAAAGCTTACGCGGTGGCACGCTACTCTTAGCGCAATTACGAGGTGCCGATGGTGAAATCTATGCGCTTGCCCAAGGTAGCGTGGTGGTTGGCGGAATGCAAGCACAGGGGAATAGTGGTTCAAGCATTACCATCAATACACCGACCGCCGGACTGATTCCTAATGGGGCGACGGTCGAGCGGGAAATCGCGACCGATTTTCAGAGTAATAATCTGGTCTATCTTAACCTGCATCGCCCTGAGTTTAAGACCGCGAATAATATCGCCAACGCCTTAAATCAAAATTTCGGTTACGGCACCGCAACGGCAGAGAGTGCAACGCGGATCGCTGTCAAGGCTCCGCTTAGTCCTGGCAGTCGAGTCGCCTTTATGTCTGCCTTGGAGGATGTTGAGGTAACTCCAGGGAAAATGTCACCGCGTGTCGTCTTCAATTCGCGTACCGGAACCGTCGTGATTGGCGATAATGTCGTGGTCCACGCTGCCGCGGTCTCCCATGGCAGCTTAACGGTGACCATCCGCGAGTCAAACGCCGTCAGCCAACCGGGACCATTAAGCAACGGCCGCACAGCCGTTACACCGCAAAGTGAACTCAGGGTTAACCAAGGCAACGGCCATAGCGTCGTGATTCCAACTGCGACCACGCTACGCAGTATTGTGAATGCCTTAAATGGTTTGGGTGCTACACCGGACGATATTATGTCGATCCTACAAGCTTTGCATGAAGCCGGTGCATTAGATGCGGAATTGGTGGTGATATGACCGTTTCATTAACCGGCTCAGTTGGGTTAGGTGAGGCACTGGTTCCCGGGGATATTGGGAACCAGCAGAAACCACACAGCTTATCGCAAGCCGCTGAACAGTTTGAGAACCAATTTCTCAGACAGATGATTAAAGAGATGCGCCATGCAACGGACGCATTAGTCAAAGACTCGCCAGTGGACAGTAAGCAGCAAGCCCTCTGGCGTGACTTTTATGATGACCAATTGAGTGCCAATTTGGCGGCAACCCACTCTACCGGCTTAGCGGAAATGATCGTCAAACAGCTTTCTCCTAAGGCAAGCCCTTCAGAAATCGACCCGAGCGGTCGTTCTGAATCGGTAGAACAGACATTTAGGGATCAAAGCTGATGATGAACCTTTTTACTATTGCCGCCCAAGGTGCACAAGCGGCTCAGAACCAGATTTCCGTCAGTGCGGGAAATATTGCCAATCAGCAAACGTCGGGCTATTCCCGTCAATCGATCACTCAAACCGCATCGGTGGTGGGGAATCTTGGCAACGGGGTAAAAACTAGCGATGCTAGCCGCATTACGGATCAAACCCTTAATCAAGCACTTTGGCGCACGCAGAGTTCGGTCGGGTATTATCAGTCGTTAAATAGCTGGGGGACATCATTAGAAAAGGTTATCTCCTCCAGCACCACACAGCCCTCCACGCTATTAACTAGTTTTTTTAACTCGGTCAGTGCATTAACTAGCCAGCCTGACTCTACGGCGTACCGGCAGCAATTGATCAGCTCAGCGACCAGCTTAGCCAATGGTTTGTCGCAAACCAGCCAGACTCTCGCCGACCAACAGACCAGTATTGGTCAGCAACAGCAGTCTACCCTTCAACAAGTTAACCAGCTTTCCTCACAAATTGCGGATCTCAATCAGCAGATTGAACGCTTAGGTGGAGGCGCGGAAAGTAATAGTTTGCAAGACCAGCGTGATCAACAAGTCAAAACACTGAGTGGATTAATCGAGGTATCGGTCGAGAAAACCGATAGCGGCAGTTATACCTTAACCACTCAAGGGGCTACGCTGGTTGAGGGAAAGCAAGCCGCAGTGCTTTCCTCGACTACTGATGCGCAAGGTAATTGGCAGCTACAGCGTCGTATGGGGCAAGAGTCATCAACGTTATCAGCGGCCACCGGCGGGCAGCTGGGCGCCTTGCATGACTATCAACAGCAAGTGCTTTCACCGTTACAAACGCAAGTCACCGATCTGATGCAGTCAGTAAGTGATAAGGTCAATAGTACCCTGGCCAATGGCTATGATTTGCAAGATGAGCAGGGTAAAGCGTTATTTACTGTCACAAAGGATAGCGCCGGCATCACTCGATTAGCGACCACTGACTTAACCCCCGCTCAGCTCGGCTTATCACTCGAGCAAAAAACGCCTGCAAACGGCGATAATCTTAACGCGTTGAGCGGATTACAAACGGCAAGTGATATTACCGATCAAGCCACAGCGATTACCAGTCACTTGGCCTTGGCCAATAGCCAGAGCAGTAATCAGCTCGCGGTGGCCAATGCCGTGACTCAGCAGTGGCAGCAACAACGT includes the following:
- the flgF gene encoding flagellar basal-body rod protein FlgF; this translates as MDRLLYTALSGANVAQLQQQVHANNLANVNTEGFRADLAFAQQQALSQRPNETRVLSAEQPSGVDLSTGAIQSTGRNLDVAIQGHGYLTLVTPNGEAYTRNGALMIDQQGQMLVQGYPVAGDNGPIVLPPFSSVSIGVDGIISIVPQESGNTTPIEVDRIKLASPPAASLSKNEQGLLVSSNRTTPVDETISLSSGHLEGSNVSAIGEMLASMSINRQFEAQIKMMKTADDLASAGNQLLRNS
- the flgG gene encoding flagellar basal-body rod protein FlgG produces the protein MNPALWISKTGLSAQDARLTSISNNLANVNTTAFKKDRTLFADLFYQNQRAPGSPLDQQDNTPIGTQYGTGVKIVGTQKEFSVGNIQNTGQKLDVAITGDGFFQVQMANGDIAYTRAGNFQRNQDGVLTTAQGLPLQPQIDIPANTTDIQIGKDGTVRATVAGQSDPEDLGQLTLVNFMNPAGLAAQGDNLYQETAASGEPTEGTPGEDGLGQLEQGALEGSNVQVVEEMVDMITVQRAYEMNAKMVSAADDMMKFVTQTL
- the flgH gene encoding flagellar basal body L-ring protein FlgH; its protein translation is MRYPLFVMIAMAFLLSGCESSPYLVKKDDEAYAPPDEILAPTPTNHGGGVFTSGFNWSLTQDRRAYRVGDILTVRLDEATQASKQAKTGFDKKNDTTFGIPNVFGHSVNSLSASVDGDRTFNGNGSSQQQNSLKGFISVAVYRVLANGVLVIRGEKWLTLNQGDEYIRITGLVRADDIDRDNSVNSQRIANARISYAGRGALSDANSAGWLTRFFNHPLFPM
- a CDS encoding flagellar basal body P-ring protein FlgI, giving the protein MRYRLPHWLWLALLLPTYVFAARLGDLVDVEGIRGNQLIGYSLVVGLDGTGDKNQVRFTNQSVTNMLRQFGVQLPAKIDPKVKNVAAVAVSAVLPPGYSRGQAIDVTVSSIGDAKSLRGGTLLLAQLRGADGEIYALAQGSVVVGGMQAQGNSGSSITINTPTAGLIPNGATVEREIATDFQSNNLVYLNLHRPEFKTANNIANALNQNFGYGTATAESATRIAVKAPLSPGSRVAFMSALEDVEVTPGKMSPRVVFNSRTGTVVIGDNVVVHAAAVSHGSLTVTIRESNAVSQPGPLSNGRTAVTPQSELRVNQGNGHSVVIPTATTLRSIVNALNGLGATPDDIMSILQALHEAGALDAELVVI
- a CDS encoding rod-binding protein, translated to MTVSLTGSVGLGEALVPGDIGNQQKPHSLSQAAEQFENQFLRQMIKEMRHATDALVKDSPVDSKQQALWRDFYDDQLSANLAATHSTGLAEMIVKQLSPKASPSEIDPSGRSESVEQTFRDQS
- the flgK gene encoding flagellar hook-associated protein FlgK, encoding MMNLFTIAAQGAQAAQNQISVSAGNIANQQTSGYSRQSITQTASVVGNLGNGVKTSDASRITDQTLNQALWRTQSSVGYYQSLNSWGTSLEKVISSSTTQPSTLLTSFFNSVSALTSQPDSTAYRQQLISSATSLANGLSQTSQTLADQQTSIGQQQQSTLQQVNQLSSQIADLNQQIERLGGGAESNSLQDQRDQQVKTLSGLIEVSVEKTDSGSYTLTTQGATLVEGKQAAVLSSTTDAQGNWQLQRRMGQESSTLSAATGGQLGALHDYQQQVLSPLQTQVTDLMQSVSDKVNSTLANGYDLQDEQGKALFTVTKDSAGITRLATTDLTPAQLGLSLEQKTPANGDNLNALSGLQTASDITDQATAITSHLALANSQSSNQLAVANAVTQQWQQQRDNLSAVNKDEEAVNLQTYLQSYQANMKVMSVGNQLFSELLTLFS